A DNA window from Gigantopelta aegis isolate Gae_Host chromosome 4, Gae_host_genome, whole genome shotgun sequence contains the following coding sequences:
- the LOC121370258 gene encoding translin-associated protein X-like isoform X1, producing the protein MAHRAHGGEFKRSHKGEVKVNESSPVIQTFRVYQRELDNRHDKYERIVKLSRDITIESKRIIFLLHRVTGADTPQTVHSEAMEKIKEIQEQKFLKIAKELEGEDPYMFIRAYSPGLQEYIEAVSFYHFLKEGSLVGLNQVENDLMFNSTESPTVSQVYVPPVEYMLGIADLTGELMRLTINSVGAGDLETPFKVRDFMQIIHEAFQSYGNTAREINKKMFTLRQSLQKVENACYTIQVRGSEIPRHMLADVLRQPVQCSDDNQTF; encoded by the exons ATGGCACACCGTGCCCATGGTGGTGAGT ttaaaagaaGCCACAAAGGAGAAGTGAAGGTGAACGAATCGTCTCCAGTGATCCAGACGTTCCGCGTGTACCAGCGTGAACTCGATAACAGACATGACAAGTATGAGCGGATTGTCAAGCTCAGTCGAGACATCACCATTGAGAGCAAGCGCATCATCTTCCTATTACACAGAGTTACTGG AGCAGATACACCTCAAACTGTCCATTCAGAGGCAATGGAGAAAATCAAAGAGATTCAGGAACAAAAGTTTTTGAAAATTGCCAAAGAACTGGAGGGGGAAGATCCTTACATGTTCATTAGAGCGTATTCACCAG GACTACAAGAATACATTGAAGCAGTCTCATTCTACCACTTCCTGAAAGAAGGATCGCTGGTCGGCCTCAACCAGGTGGAAAACGATCTCATGTTTAACTCCACGGAATCGCCAACTGTCTCGCAGGTTTACGTTCCACCGGTGGAATACATGCTCGGAATCGCAGATCTGACCGGGGAGCTCATGAGGTTGACAATCAACAGTGTCGGTGCGGGGGACTTGGAAACGCCGTTCAAGGTCCGTGATTTTATGCAGATCATCCACGAAGCATTTCAGTCTTATGGAAACACTGCCCGGGAAATCAATAAGAAGATGTTTACTCTGCGACAGAGTCTACAGAAGGTTGAGAATGCATGTTACACGATCCAGGTGCGAGGGTCCGAGATCCCCAGACACATGTTAGCAGACGTTCTCCGGCAGCCAGTACAGTGCTCTGATGACAATCAGACATTTTAG
- the LOC121370258 gene encoding translin-associated protein X-like isoform X2 — protein sequence MAHRAHGVKRSHKGEVKVNESSPVIQTFRVYQRELDNRHDKYERIVKLSRDITIESKRIIFLLHRVTGADTPQTVHSEAMEKIKEIQEQKFLKIAKELEGEDPYMFIRAYSPGLQEYIEAVSFYHFLKEGSLVGLNQVENDLMFNSTESPTVSQVYVPPVEYMLGIADLTGELMRLTINSVGAGDLETPFKVRDFMQIIHEAFQSYGNTAREINKKMFTLRQSLQKVENACYTIQVRGSEIPRHMLADVLRQPVQCSDDNQTF from the exons ATGGCACACCGTGCCCATGGTG ttaaaagaaGCCACAAAGGAGAAGTGAAGGTGAACGAATCGTCTCCAGTGATCCAGACGTTCCGCGTGTACCAGCGTGAACTCGATAACAGACATGACAAGTATGAGCGGATTGTCAAGCTCAGTCGAGACATCACCATTGAGAGCAAGCGCATCATCTTCCTATTACACAGAGTTACTGG AGCAGATACACCTCAAACTGTCCATTCAGAGGCAATGGAGAAAATCAAAGAGATTCAGGAACAAAAGTTTTTGAAAATTGCCAAAGAACTGGAGGGGGAAGATCCTTACATGTTCATTAGAGCGTATTCACCAG GACTACAAGAATACATTGAAGCAGTCTCATTCTACCACTTCCTGAAAGAAGGATCGCTGGTCGGCCTCAACCAGGTGGAAAACGATCTCATGTTTAACTCCACGGAATCGCCAACTGTCTCGCAGGTTTACGTTCCACCGGTGGAATACATGCTCGGAATCGCAGATCTGACCGGGGAGCTCATGAGGTTGACAATCAACAGTGTCGGTGCGGGGGACTTGGAAACGCCGTTCAAGGTCCGTGATTTTATGCAGATCATCCACGAAGCATTTCAGTCTTATGGAAACACTGCCCGGGAAATCAATAAGAAGATGTTTACTCTGCGACAGAGTCTACAGAAGGTTGAGAATGCATGTTACACGATCCAGGTGCGAGGGTCCGAGATCCCCAGACACATGTTAGCAGACGTTCTCCGGCAGCCAGTACAGTGCTCTGATGACAATCAGACATTTTAG
- the LOC121370260 gene encoding uncharacterized protein LOC121370260, with protein MASCDDPDSIEYLGTNSSVDNEGSDGDRGKGTASVMGECKKEKVSDCSQVRHRMHRSAVRPFFCCGSELSLISLVDSLDVNESAACSSAHCRDPVRESGENAFMLNKKLISKSCHGTDVLNSCTSCRRSSLPTRRKKTEKLQGRSKKKFWSLKLRAKVSHGSRMGSSHSHSQSESPQCQSGCVCALLRRRDSDSVALSTDSLDQVQTDSRNQLAASVIPNACVAAPLFRRAPLIDMSVATHFDELYPAEDVDELRLAERAEEIEHGIELNRAPFGRRWMRLLGARSGSHSSQILGGSHSSLSGSLSYPALSTLDAVGNSLCHGSVDNSGESRYSDCSNLKMEIPNSRVPCVIHTQVDYVHCLVPDLRCITSCSFYWGIMDRYEAERLLDSKPEGTFLLRDSAQEEFLFSVSFRRYSRSLHARIEQWNHKFSFDAHDPAVYACDTVCGLIEHYKDPNCCMFFEPMLTLPLNRKDPFSLQHLSRSEICCHISYDEISMLPLPNSLKQYLKYYHYKQKVRVRRLDII; from the exons ATGGCGAGTT GTGACGACCCTGATTCCATTGAATATTTGGGGACCAACTCTAGTGTGGATAATGAGGGTTCTGATGGAGACAGGGGTAAAGGTACAGCCTCAGTGATGGGAGAATGTAAGAAAGAGAAGGTGTCAGACTGTTCCCAAGTAAGACACCGAATGCACCGATCAGCTGTTCGGCCCTTCTTCTGTTGTGGTAGTGAACTCTCGCTTATCAGCTTAGTTGATTCACTGGATGTCAATGAGTCCGCTGCATGCAGTAGTGCTCATTGTCGTGACCCTGTGAGGGAATCTGGCGAAAATGCATTTATGTTGAACAAAAAACTAATCTCCAAATCTTGTCATGGAACCGACGTTTTAAATTCTTGTACCAGCTGCCGTCGATCTAGTTTACCAACTCGACGGAAAAAGACAGAAAAGCTACAAGGAAGGTCTAAGAAAAAGTTTTGGAGTCTGAAATTGCGAGCTAAAGTTTCTCATGGATCAAGAATGGGTTCGTCACACAGTCACAGCCAATCCGAATCTCCACAGTGCCaaagtggctgtgtgtgtgcgttgttACGAAGGAGAGACTCCGACAGTGTGGCACTTAGTACAGACAGTTTAGATCAGGTACAGACTGACTCGCGCAATCAGCTGGCTGCTTCCGTAATACCCAACGCATGTGTCGCAGCTCCATTGTTCAGAAGAGCTCCCTTGATAGACATGTCCGTAGCGACGCACTTCGATGAACTCTATCCCGCTGAGGACGTTGACGAACTGCGATTAGCGGAACGAGCGGAGGAAATCGAACACGGAATAGAACTCAATCGGGCTCCATTTGGAAGAAGGTGGATGAGACTCCTGGGTGCTAGGTCTGGGTCCCATTCTAGTCAGATTCTCGGAGGTAGTCACAGTTCACTCTCCGGATCCCTTTCATACCCAGCCCTGTCGACTCTCGACGCTGTCGGCAACAGTTTGTGTCACGGCAGTGTGGACAATAGTGGCGAGTCTCGCTACAGTGACTGCAGCAACCTGAAGATGGAGATCCCAAACAGCCGTGTTCCCTGTGTGATTCACACCCAGGTCGACTACGTCCACTGTCTGGTCCCCGATCTCAGGTGCATCACAAGCTGCAGCTTCTACTGGGGTATCATGGACCGGTACGAGGCAGAACGCCTGCTTGACAGCAAACCCGAAGGCACGTTTCTTCTCCGGGACAGTGCTCAGGAGGAGTTCCTGTTCTCGGTGAGCTTCCGTCGCTACAGCCGGTCTCTGCACGCCCGCATCGAGCAGTGGAACCACAAGTTTAGTTTCGATGCCCATGACCCCGCGGTCTACGCGTGCGACACAGTGTGTGGTCTGATAGAACACTACAAGGACCCGAACTGTTGCATGTTCTTCGAGCCGATGCTCACGTTACCGCTCAACAGGAAGGATCCGTTCTCGCTGCAGCACCTGAGTCGGTCGGAGATCTGCTGTCACATCAGCTATGACGAAATCAGCATGTTGCCACTGCCCAACTCACTGAAACAGTACTTGAAGTATTACCACTACAAGCAGAAAGTCCGAGTACGAAGACTGGATATCATTTGA